In Metopolophium dirhodum isolate CAU chromosome 9, ASM1992520v1, whole genome shotgun sequence, the genomic window AAGTTACCAAGACCAATAATTCGTAAGTTATGGGCCATAAACATTGCAATtgtgatgtatattatacgtactaatgtattataggtaggcaTCGATAAGTTGAGAACGGGTAAAACTGATTCTATACGTTCGTATATTAATATTGCCGGAGAAGAATGGTGGTACGTGTTATAGCAATGCTGTACCgagataggtattataaaataataataacataaaaacacgTCATatcgtttgaaaaaatataaactctatttagcatattatttaaacacatataggtatttttaagtggtttttatataaaagtgtAATGTAGATATCgacgtaagaaaaaaaaataaacgagtgcaatatatatatagtggtaCAATacgattaaattttaaaaaccattagaCATATAGAATTTAAACATACACCGCGCAAGTGTTCACTATGTACGATTATGTAAATTaccgagaaaaaaaatgttatttattttcatgatttttttttcctgcGTACATCAACCTAGCTGATTCCTCTATCCTGTCTGTGTTCAAAACTGTGCGGAAAATTCTATTGCTGAATCTTTTAACGTCTGCACgtactataatttataggtttttaaaaatttgcatGCATACTTTTAACAAGTTGTTCGGGTGGGAAAATGTACTCCAAATAGTTTTCTTCTTTTCACTCACGcgcgatttattttattattcaacatttgAGTGTATAATAGCTTAAATCAGTGCAAGCCAAAAAAAAACTGCCAACTTCAAGTGAAATAGTGAACGAAAAACGTTCTGACGTGTTGTACgtgtatgttatattaatttttatcgatAAAGTACATAggttacctataattatatatgacgatataataataaatatacacaatacgACGCCCAAACATGTAAATTCGGCGTATTTATTGCAACAGAAATGCATTTGAATACTGCAGTGATATAGTATGATaatgattattgaatatttggCCAACAATCTCGTGAAACCTACGACCTTGCAGAAAGTAGAATACGAAAGGAGCTTTTAGAAAAGGCCATATATAAATATGAGagcaaatactaataaataagtacatattttcgggaaaatgtttgaattttcacTATAAAATGTTCTCATGACGTGTGTATGCgtatgatgaaaaataaaattttccttgaataacagtttttaaatatataatatacatctttTGTCTAGAGAACTATTTATTAGGTGTTATTACTacgtttttcaaaaacataaaacatggTTTAAATTCAAAGGAATCCATAAGAAACACTTTTTGTTACCATTTGACTGTAACCCACGCAacacctatattatgtaccttgtctttatgtaacatataaatgtatattatacaatatgacatTTTCATATGTGTGTATACGTTTGACGAACTATTGATAGCATGAAAATAGCAAACGATATATTTTTCCTAACAGTAAACTATTCACAGGAATGTTTTTCGCTCGTTTAGtttgatatacatttaattttatttgcgcTCACTTTTATTGGGACCTTTGTATGTGTCACGACGTTGACGGTTTTTTGAAAATCAAGgatattttaaaagaacaaCATTTGAAACGTGTACAAACTTTGAGATGAGTAAAAGCATAAAACATATGGCAAAGTTATTTTCTAACGACTAAACCATCGTCCAGTTAAGCGTCCTATATTTTATAACGCGAAGGAATTACACAGTAAACAAATCAAACCGTAATATATTtcagtttaatacaattttttttactatttttctaCGAGGTTGTGGgaaaattgaattgaaaaagTTCAGGAAATGGGGTTTGCAAAACAAACCGTGAAATTAAGGACTTGTGTACTTCAGTGGTACAACGGTGCTTGATGGAATGTATTAAAATCACAGCAAAATTCGACAGttttatacttgaatattatgatattaatcgACAGTATTGTGAAGTATTAAATAACATATCTTTTTGGGACCAATTTTTgagatataaaactataaattataaaatcaaatatcttCTTATTTCAAAAAGGTATGTAGTTTAACTAAACCCGAAAGTTCAAATCAGTGAAAAAAGGCAcagatgatttttattttgaataatatttacggGAAATACTTTTCGGGTCAGgagaagtaggtacttacttgaaAAATGGCatacaacttattatttttatagattttaaactGAGCATCAAGATTATgatcagatatttaaaaataaaattccggTAGTTTTCTTAGTGAACATAACTGTAAAACGATATTATTGTTTCTGTTCGGAACCAATATGTATTGAACGTGATCATTGTTGTCTgcacatttaaatgtattattgccAACGTATCACTATCGTGATTTATGTGATTGATGGAGCGAGGCTATATGTCTAGTATTATTCTAGTATTGTTTCCAACAATGTTTATTGGGgcttaaaattattcatcaaaatatagtttatttattaaactgtatattaatataaagtttgatttgataaaaaaaataaatagtctaGTGCAAGTGACTATAGTTGTACTGAAATcaattttgtaatttgaatTGTTGAAACTACTTTTAAACTTTTCCATGGGATTTGAACTTGTACGTACGTATTTGCTATCTACTTCAATACTTCGAAACTAgcctatactaatatttaacACAGAAAAtcgtttaatgatataatattaacatataatctACAACGGTGATGGACGAtggttatgtataattttaaaatcagaaTGTTATTTTAGTGGGTATAAGACATAAATACTATAACATTCAATTgtttcaatgtttataatactatatatatattacaatattatcctaaacctatataggtaggtgcaaTTTGTGCTTCACGCATAATACTTTAGGCGTCTAtctacatatacatttttaatgaagaCATTTGAAGAAtgttctttattaaaaatattattaatttacaaaacgtGCATTTTAAGGTCGCAGTATTTTGGGTGTTACTGAAACGGAGTTAATTTGGTGATGTCGTTCTCGTTTATATAGAAGGTATTACGTATTATACAGTacgtaaatacttaataatgtattaagtttttgataaaaatacgcccatataatttttcaaatgtttggaatttcaattaataaatctacatgtttaaattcttaaaaaccGAAAAGTGCtattctttttaatatatttttagttcttTTAAAACGTCAAAATGTATAAACGAGAAACTAAGCTAGGCTTATAGTTATCATAACCACGGTGTTGAttacctataaagtataatacttttaatctttaatattacctaacgtgtaaaatactaaacaaatacaaatactccagtgcatatttaatatacaacatagaatgtatattaacataaaatacgtatacatttagtattaaagaatataataatacttaaagttatatatatgtatagttagaCACTATTATAGTACAAATTCGTGTGCGTAAAGACCATATGTCATTTTGTATAAACtgcatttaaaatacttaaaatcgTGACAAATTTTGTTGTAGGTACTGTTCACGTGCGTtgattagatatatatttttataattgttcatattttgtTCAGAATATTGTTGAGTTTTACCAATATtaccttattataatatatgtatatgatagtTGGAGAGTTATACCAAATGTTAACGGAGTGTGTTTgacgcatattataatgtataaaaacattaaaaactataggtttcgtttaaaatttgaatcgatagcatttattttactttacatgttaataatataatatcttcagGCGGATTCgcgtattaattattagttattactgacCGCGGTCCGCGATGGCTTTGATTTTATCGTATAATTCGTAGTTGGCGAATAACCCGCAGAACCCGCGTATTCCGGTATTCGACACATTTCGCTAGcaatttgcattttaaaatttcttcgaatagttgattttatttagttttgcaTAACTGCGGTATCTATACGTATACAGGCCAATGTAGCCGTACTAACATAGACGCACGCCAATCGAACCGATTGTTATGTAGGGTgacgaatttttttttgctaagtAAGCTACTTATACTATacactacttatattattatcctgaCGCCCGATGGACGTAAGCAGACATTTTTATCAAGGTACGTGGAGTTGGAACAGTCGGAATAACTTGTGTGTAGCACAGTCGTTTAAAACTCGATCGTAACGTGATTGTCGTGTTACTCTTACGACGTATTCAGAAAAGGGTTTGTAATTTGGTCGATTAGAAAAAGCCTAAAGTTTCGTATCCAAAGAATAATCAACTTGTGACGCACAGtacaaaaaacttttaaacatcttattttttattcttatttatcaCACTACAAgatcgtattttattatatcgtacaATGTACAGTTATATTGTatcttatgattattattatgtatatattatattcactcaaACAAACCGACACACGACGACGACCTGTTGCGCCTAACGACTGGCCGGCTCATGTTATTTCTcgtatacatacctacataaaggttgtacaatatacatacatataattattaacataatatgacaCAAACCGAATTGCTGCGTTTATGTGTATACATTACATttgcatacatatataatatatatacacactgtACAGTGTGATACATCAAGCATGCACATGGCACACCCccgtttttcatttaataattaatttattaaaaatctgactgttgaaatttttaaatatacttcaagaccatattttgaaatttttaagattttttgtactacttaaggagtgtatTGTGGCGATACAAGTTTCTGTTTTTCAAAGGAAAACTTTACACTTTGACtacaaattattcattattttttgaacattttaatgtatacctaggtacctaataaaaaaaatatgaatagttttacaaaaatataaaatatatgtgataTCAGATCTAGTATTAACTATACTTGGCccgatttttaaatttgtatcattataaatattgatagattaatattaattactacaatTTTCATATCACCATAGCCTCCATTATCATGGATCTATCATCCTTagtacacaaatttaaaaatcacagaGACTTCTTgttggaattttaatttcaatacgtcaacatttttagtataaagtaaattatatatcacACGTATGCACATTACACGTGTCGTACTACGCAGACATACACACATACGGGCGCGCGCGTGAGgtgcgttaccctggcaccccaaGGTCAaattttcgacttgaaaactgttgggtattatgttatttattatgtaacaatttgtaaccacaaaaaaaaattttgtaatcacaccggtacccccgaaaaaccactttacaagttccgggtgccagggtaacgttaccccggcaccccgtacaacaaaaaatgaaaatttcgacttgaaaactgttgggcattatgttatttactatgtaacaatttgtaaccacatcGGTGCTTCGGAACTACTGTCtttttacattcattatttagttcgtatttaaattaattgaaaattgtatgtttgaATTATATGCTTACCTGAGTCTCAGAAGTTGAATaggattttttttctaaattaagattttagaaCCAAACTCAATATCTTATGTCCAGTTCAGTTGACAATTTGAAccattcattttaaattcaaaaaaaaagttttccatCTATGTTTGTGGTCCCTAAATATTGATTTCttccttttatatatattatatgtatttagtgtttttcaatattttggaaGACATTTATATAGATGTgtttacatttcaattttcaagtatctagagTTTAGACCATTGTTTTTGAAGTtatgaatgaataattaaaatagttttcatgTTTGgacaaattttgaatacaattttacactTAGGTTGTACAAAactctaagttaaaaaaaaattgtatccaatTTTCGATGGATTTCCCAAATTGTTGACAAACTATTGATTATTGCTGAAATAGCCTCATTTTACTACCAATTGAGAAATATGAGGTGATATATTTAGATCTAAAGAGAAGTTtcgattaatacaattaattacagcaatataaatgtatactaaaaatatatacttagtagtaTGAACTGACAGACtatcgttttaatttatattgatttacctgtaattttatttatttaattttagtatacttttatattatttacattgaatacaatttttatagttaaataagttAAACTTATACTTTactaattcactctaattttcagTAAAGTGTTCTttagcattatttttaattaattgctaataattgtagtaagataactatgtttttttttattttacataaatgtcACATGCCTGTTGAGCACCTCACGTATTAATTGGAAAcggaatatatttaaataaaaattaattcgaaaTGTTgacgttttatatttacaatttattttgaatacaatagcatttcaatattttccttcttttttgtatttaatgatatGCCATCTCTGAGATCATCATACACTTCCCATTGGTCATTTGATCTGTATGCAAACGCTTTATAGTGTCCTGTGGTCACTCTTAATCCCCACCGGTCTTGTCCACAAAACCCTATAGCTCctctcaaaaaataaatatcattaatttttattgtttttggaaTATCATCTAAATACAAATGGACTTCTCCTGCATAATTGTTTTGGATTGCTCCTATATCACTCAGATTGGATATGCTTATTGATGCTTCTAGATCTGAGAATATAGAACAATGTATaagaattaaaatgattaaaaaacataaatttattgattttctttatctttatttaaaaatgtataaagtacctGTAGGTAATGATAGTAGTTCTATCAACAAATGGTTTTTTATGCTGGCAGTTATAACTCTCTCACTTTTGCAGCTTTTACACTCAATAAATTCCTTATCTAAGaagttgttaatattttcttgAATGTTTATTTTCCCCTCATAAGCAGTCAATGATATTACTTCATATCTATTGTCTAAAGAAAATTCTGGACAGAAAAGatcgggttaggttaggttcggaACACCGGTTAACTTGTATGTATGATGGCATACCTTTTAACAGCTTATTGGCTGTTGATGAAATTGTATCCATTGCatccattaatttaatattgccgAGGTAATCTTATATGAGTACCTCCTAATTAATTATGACCATTTTCATTTGACCATCAAATATAGCTTGCTCTCCAATTATGAAGCCATGTCCGATatcgtatagtatataaaatactaatcatacatattgtacatcgagtttttcgggggtaccggtgtgattacaaaatttttttttgtggttacaaattgttacataataaataacataatccccaacagttttcaagtcgaaattttcattttttgttgtacggggcgccgggggtaacgttaccctggcacccggaacttgtaaagtggtttttcgggggtaccggtgtgattacaaaattttttttttgtggttacaaattgttacataataaataacataatacccaacagttttcaagtcgaaattttcattttttgttgcacggggcgccggggtaacgttaccctggcacccggaacttgtaaagtggtttttcggggggtaccggtgtgattacaaaattttttttttgtggttacaaattgttacataacaaataacataatacccaacagttttcaagtcgaaattttcattttttgttgtacggggtgccggggtaacgttaccctggcacccggaacttgtaaagtggtttttcgggggtaccggtgtgattacaaaatttttttttgtggttacaaattgttacataataaataacataatatccaacagttttcaagtcgaaattttcattttttgttgcacggggcgccggggtaacgttaccctggcacccggaacttgtaaagtggtttttcgggggtaccggtgtgattacaaaatttttttttgtggttacaaattgttacataataaataacataatacccaacagttttcaagtcgaaattttcattttttgttgcacggggcgccggggtaacgttaccctggcacccggaacttgtaaagtggtttttcgggggtaccggtgtgattacaaaatttttttttgtggttacaaattgttacataacaaataacataatacccaacagttttcaagtcgaaattttcattttttgttgtacggggtgccggggtaacgttaccctggcacccggaacttgtaaaatggtttttcgggggtaccggtgtgattacaaaatttttttttgtggttacaaattgttacataacaaataacataatacccaacagttttcaagtcgaaaattTTACCttggggtgccagggtaacgcacCTGCGCGCGTgtacttaaataaattcatataatattatgatagctaacaatattattattattctgatatcctatattattgttgtacacgaGCATAAATCGTATACATAGATTGTGTATTATGTTATcatgttatgtatttatatagtatagtaatatgtatacgGTGACCACGACTGTCTATATCGCTGCCGTTTAGCCAAGACGACGGCAATGGGCGCCCCAGACAGGCGCGGGTTCCGTATCAATCTCGTCCGGCGCCTCAGACATCTCCGTGCAAACTAATGCTGCAGCTAAGGTTGCCGCAGCAGTGATTGAGCGATCCTCGTATAGATAAATTACGAGCGGCCAGCGTGCGGAGCAGACCATTtcgtttttgttataatatcgaTTGtgtgtcaatattattttatttatttacaatcaattgttacattattatattatatattattacctgcgTAGCTGCGTCGTGTCCTGCACTCCTGcagtatgttattatataggaattatcgaaatttaaaattaccatagTGGCTGCTTCTGTGcccctataaaattataaaaaaaatctgcaaatttttaaaaatattcctaGAAAGTCCCTTAACGCGCTTATGTTTACCATTGTCCacctatatcaataattattacaatcgtACATGTTGAATTCTtggattaatttattgtaaatatatcgATTAATTGATTCACTACGAATGATCGATTAatccataaatataaaatgttttaagaaaaatcgattatttaaagaaaaaaattacgcaTCCCTACGCAGTAGTTTCGTATGAGttgagatattattataataaatgtatagttcGAATATGTCGTTACTCGTTTATGTATACAAGGCGGGCAATGGGCATAGTGTGTAGTTTTacagtatattacattattataattattattatgtaggaacCTTCGTGCTACTACAGTAGCGTGCGCGGGAATTTTAAAACGGGACAAGATGTGACCTAGTCGGGGATCAGATCATGTAAGTCATTTGTCATGCACTGCATCCCTATTAatctattgtataataattaaccagaaaagaacataatatattttagttaacgatTTTATGTTAAGTTCAATAGTTacagtaggtatgtaaaaattCCGTTATCGAAATTTTAAAAACCCGTAACCTTGCAGTAAAAAAGCCCAGGCCTGCTAAAAAAAAGGCTTGGCGAGATATACGTACTCTCCTTAACTCActctgtacatatatattttgtaattaacctatatcgtttttttttttaaagttccgGACCCGGATCCTTATTGGGTGCACGCTCTGCGTGAATCTTTTTTGtatcgaaataatatttttttaatcattcacATTCACCGCGTACTTTTTACGTTAACTGCGACGAAATTCCTTtacgttaaaattatttttattaaagttatttttattttttaacacttctACAGTTCTATgatagaacattttatattgtgcactatacagtatacagccAATGGCGTATCGAGACTTGTGTGAAAATAGCTGCCTACCACCCGTACAATAACGACAGTATGCGGATGTTGCTGTACCAGAGTGTACCTGCAGTATAAAACAtcatatacttagtaataatgatattaataccTAGAAATATACTAACTAGACCTTCAACATacgacttttattattttatacgtaaaAATACGTAGAAAAGGTATTGACACTGCAGACAAATACTTATACGTGTGGTAAGATGGGACTCAAAatagatttactaaaatataaaaaataaatatatataaaacctGAGCTGTTACCAAAATTAAACCGAAACATTATTCGGGAAAAGCAATAGCGATggacataaaataaaaaccgaaaAAATGATGGGATATAAaagttaattcattattttgtcTGCGTCATTAAATGTATCGATTGTAAAGTATTACAACCATTTTACAAGGTGTGACCCCCTCCCCCTGCTACACACGATGCGTTAACAGTATCATGAGCTATAGCGTGACTCTATctcaaaatgtaaattatgtattgttttagtttatgcatcatattgaattatttcacatactacataaacataatatatattataatcttgggtataaaatataaaataccttgACGCTATAGGCAGAAATCTTAACGAAATCGAGCTTTGCACTGAATTTCGAGAAACATACTTAAATATGGTCCATGGAAAATTTAATTCTGTTTTGAACGTTTGTAAAACgtgccaatataatatattctattataatacatagcaCATATCACAGCtgcgtacatataataatataagcattaggaggtgaaatttgaaattaaatacctaggtaattcGTTTTATGGCATAGATACACCGTTCATCAGTTCTcttgaaaattttgttttactcaggttattttaatttttaacaaattgaaCCACAATAAtccataaatattacaatatttatcatGTTCTTTAATTTATACGCGTCGTAGCCTATAATATAAGAAGTCCTCGTCAGTCCATATCTcgtaaattttaagtttttattcaattataaaaatatattagaatcaAATAGTATGCAGACGTA contains:
- the LOC132952751 gene encoding uncharacterized protein LOC132952751; amino-acid sequence: MDAMDTISSTANKLLKEFSLDNRYEVISLTAYEGKINIQENINNFLDKEFIECKSCKSERVITASIKNHLLIELLSLPTDLEASISISNLSDIGAIQNNYAGEVHLYLDDIPKTIKINDIYFLRGAIGFCGQDRWGLRVTTGHYKAFAYRSNDQWEVYDDLRDGISLNTKKKENIEMLLYSK